From Syntrophobacterales bacterium:
CCGTTCTCCCCTCTGGAGGAGCGGCGGTACAGTTTTTGGGCCCAAGCCGCGCAGTTACGCGTTTAAAGTGCCAAAGAAAGTTCGCCGACTGGCCCTTGTTTCTGCGTTGAGCATGAAATTCAAGGAAGATCAGATGACGATCCTCCGCGATTTTCCGATGGAAGAGATTAAGACTAAAAAATTCAAAGAGGTTATGGATCTTTTCGGGTTCAAAAAGGCGCTGATTGTCATAGATGTTGACCGCCCGGTTTTATTAAAATCATCGCGCAATGTTAAAGACATAAAAATGATCCGTTCCGAAGGGGTGAATGTTTACGATCTCTTGAAGTACGAACACGTTGTCTTTCTTGAGCCTGCGGTAAATAAACTTGAGGGGGTGCTGACAGCGTAATGGAACTTTATCAGGTCATCAAAAAAATGCTGCTGACGGAAAAAGGCACGATCCTGCGCGAGCAGTCCAACCAGTATAATTTTGAAGTCAATCCCAAAGCCAACAAGATCGAAGTAAAAAAGGCGGTTGAGAAGATTTTCAAGGTTAATGTGCTGGCGGTGCGGGTGATAAACGTGCATGGAAAAGTGAAAAGGGTAGGCAAGGTGATGGGAAGGAAAAGC
This genomic window contains:
- the rplW gene encoding 50S ribosomal protein L23, with protein sequence MELYQVIKKMLLTEKGTILREQSNQYNFEVNPKANKIEVKKAVEKIFKVNVLAVRVINVHGKVKRVGKVMGRKSDWKKAVVTLAPDNRIESIQ
- the rplD gene encoding 50S ribosomal protein L4; the encoded protein is MPIAGVYDIENNKVSDIELSDLVFGAPVNEDVIYQVVRMQMAAGRSGTACTKGRSEVSGGGKRPWKQKGTGRARAGHSRSPLWRSGGTVFGPKPRSYAFKVPKKVRRLALVSALSMKFKEDQMTILRDFPMEEIKTKKFKEVMDLFGFKKALIVIDVDRPVLLKSSRNVKDIKMIRSEGVNVYDLLKYEHVVFLEPAVNKLEGVLTA